In Dryobates pubescens isolate bDryPub1 chromosome 19, bDryPub1.pri, whole genome shotgun sequence, the following are encoded in one genomic region:
- the PSMD7 gene encoding 26S proteasome non-ATPase regulatory subunit 7 yields MPELAVDRVVVHPLVLLSVVDHFNRIGKVGNQKRVVGVLLGSWQKKILDVSNSFAVPFDEDDKDDTVWFLDHDYLENMYGMFKKVNARERIVGWYHTGPKLHKNDIAINELMKRYCPNSVLVIIDVKPKDLGLPTEAYISVEEVHDDGTPTSKTFEHVTSEIGAEEAEEVGVEHLLRDIKDTTVGTLSQRITNQVHGLKGLNSKLLDIRSYLEKVAMGKLPINHQIIYHLQDVFNLLPDVNLQEFVKAFYLKTNDQMVVVYLASLIRSVVALHNLINNKIANRDAEKKEGQEKEESKKERKDEKEKDKEKSDVKKEEKKEKK; encoded by the exons AATAGGAAAAGTTGGAAATCAGAAGAGAGTCGTtggtgtgctgctgggctcGTGGCAGAAAAAAATACTAGATGTATCCAACAGTTTTGCAG TACCTTTCGATGAGGATGACAAGGATGATACTGTGTGGTTTCTAGACCATGACTACCTGGAGAACATGTATGGAATGTTTAAGAAGGTCAACG cTAGAGAAAGAATAGTTGGTTGGTACCACACAGGCCCTAAACTGCACAAGAATGACATTGCCATCAATGAGCTGATGAAGAGATACTGTCCTAACTCT GTGTTGGTGATTATTGATGTGAAGccaaaggacctggggctgcccaCAGAAGCTTATATTTCAGTTGAAGAAGTTCATGAT GATGGCACTCCCACCTCCAAGACATTTGAGCACGTGACCAGTGAGAttggagctgaggaggctgaggaggtcGGTGTGGAACACTTGCTACG GGACATCAAGGATACAACGGTGGGCACTCTGTCGCAGCGGATCACAAACCAGGTCCATGGCTTGAAGGGACTGAACTCCAAGCTTCTGGACATCAGGAGCTACCTAGAGAAAGTAGCCATGGGCAAACTCCCCATCAATCACCAGATCATCTACCACCTTCAGGATGTCTTCAACCTGCTGCCAGATGTCAACCTGCAAGAGTTTGTCAAGGCCTTTTATCTGAAGACCAACGACCAGATGGTGGTCGTTTATCTGGCTTCTCTTATCAGATCTGTGGTTGCCCTGCACAACCTCATCAACAACAAGATTGCCAACAGGgatgcagagaagaaagaaggacaggaaaaagaagagagtaaaaaggagagaaaagatgaGAAGGAGAAAGACAAGGAGAAGAGCGATGtcaagaaagaggagaaaaaggagaaaaagtaa